One window of the Trifolium pratense cultivar HEN17-A07 linkage group LG2, ARS_RC_1.1, whole genome shotgun sequence genome contains the following:
- the LOC123906502 gene encoding uncharacterized protein Mb2253c-like yields MSNQRSCILMFDGASRGNPGPAGAGAALFSENGTLLYRFRQGLGYQTNNAAEYHALILGLNQAFYKGYRNINIQGDSQLVVKQFLGEYNINNPQLRSLCQEASEIARKFRSVNVQHIPREWNTEADAQANRAINLGDGQVEEERVYY; encoded by the exons ATGAGCAACCAG CGATCTTGTATCCTTATGTTTGATGGTGCATCCAGGGGAAATCCTGGACCAGCTGGTGCAGGAGCTGCACTGTTTTCTGAAAATGGGACTCTG CTCTATCGATTCCGTCAAGGACTGGGCTATCAAACAAATAATGCTGCTGAGTATCATGCACTGATTTTAGGCTTGAATCAAGCATTCTATAAAGGATATAGGAACATCAATATCCAGGGAGACTCTCAGCTTGTTGTCAAGCAG TTTTTGGGTGAATATAATATCAACAACCCACAATTAAGGAGCTTATGTCAAGAGGCTTCGGAGATAGCAAGGAAGTTTCGCTCGGTCAACGTCCAACACATTCCTAGG GAATGGAACACTGAAGCTGATGCTCAAGCAAACCGGGCCATCAATCTCGGAG ATGGTCAAGTCGAAGAAGAACGCGTGTATTACTGA